GCGCTATGCCGCCCCCACCCGCGGCATATCACCGGCGAATATTCATCCACAAGCTGGATTTATCCTGATTTTCGCACTACACTGCCACCTATAGCCAGTATTCATTCCGGCGCTATACCGACCAACACAATCACGCGTTCGACCGCAGAAGCTCAGTTACGGCAAAGGCATAAAGTTTGAACGGCAAACGGCGGAGTACTAACGGGAGTTTTTCGAAATGAGGATTGGAGCGGTTGGGCCTCGTTGGAAGCCAAGAACGGAAAACGGCGGCGTTGGCACCTGTCCTCGGTCGAACCATTGGCTTGACCAGACGGCGGCCTCGTTTGGCTGGACTGATGTAGCCGCCGCTGGTCAGCCTCTGCGTTATGTCTCAAAGCGAACCTCGAGGAGTTTCAAATGATAAAGCACATTGCCTTCACAATGTACTCCGTCAAAGATATGGCCCGCGCCCGTAATTTTTACGAGAAGAAGCTTCATCTCAAGCCTGCGGTTATTGGCGACCGCTGGCACGAATACCATTTAGGCAATGGCGCCTTCGCCATTACAACTGCGCTACCCGATCCGCAGTCGGCCGCAAACATCGCCTTTGAAGTTGACGACCTCGACAACGAACTCGCCCGCCTGCGCAAGGCGGGCGTGAAAATACTCAATGACGACATCGAATCGCCTGTCTGCTGGATGGCCGTCATCGCCGATCCTGACGGCAACTCCATCATATTGCATGAAAAGAAAAACTAATTCAGAGGTATTCAGCGTCGTAAAGGATTGAGCGCGGCGCCTGGCGATAGTTATCCACTCTATCCACGAGAATTCCGGTAAAAACTGTTGTCAACAACAGTTTTGCGCCGGCTTGTGGACGCCCAGATTGCCGCCTCATTTCCGGTAAGCATCCCGCCTGAGCGCCAGCGCGACCATCATAACGGTCCGGCTCCCGTCGTCGACCTGATAGAATGCCCGCCAATCGCCCATGCGCCAGCGCCAGGTCTCGGGCAGATATCCGCGAAGAAGCCTCGCCTGCGGATGATCCCGGGGCGCGCGTCTAAGATACGGGTAAACATAACCGCTCAGCTTGCCGGCGAGACGAGCGCGCCGGGAGGCGGGAGCGCCCGCGAGATCCTCGAGGAAGGCGGCCGTTTCGAAGACGCGGTAGTCAGCCAATCATGCGGCCGCGACGGGCTTTCGCGTCGCGCGTGCCCGCGCGGATGCGCCGCATGAGCGGCGCGTCGCGCAGGATCCCCCGCTCCTCTTCCTCATCGACATATGCGCCCTCCAGATGGCGTTTCGCCGCCGTCTCGATCATGTTCGAGAGCGTGCGGTTGTCGGCCTGGGCGCAGTCGCGGAAGAAGGCGTAGGTCGCGTCGTCGAGACGAAGAGTCACCGTTTTGGGCATGATGTGATTGCGTTCGTTTGTATTCATATATATTCTAACGGGACTCCCGGGTTCCGTCAAGGCCCTCCCCTTAACATACGATCGAGGGCCCCGAATTGTTCCCTGCGCGTGGCTACCAAAGGTTGACCAAAACCCCGCGCGAGCCCCTCCGGCCGCGATAGAACCGTGCCGCGCGCAAAGCCCTCGACTTCTAGGGCTTGCGGCGGGCCAGGTTCTCGGCGATCAGCGCCTTGACTTCCTCGGCGTCGCGCGCGACGCGCTTGAGCTCGAGGGCGCCCAGCTTCTGGGAGCGGATCTTCTCCCGCACCCAGGCCATGATCTGGAGCTTGTCCTTCTCGGTGATGTTCGGGTAGTCCCGGTGCTCGGGGTCGACCGCGATCTCCTTGAGGAGCTCCTTGGTCATGCGGTCGTCGTACTTGTGGTAGGCGAGCGCGAGGTCGTCGAGGGCCAGCTCGGCCTCGTCGGCGCGCAGCTCGACCTCCCGGCGCTTGTCCTGAAGGACGAACAGGCGCTGGTAGAGGGCGGCCAGGGCCATGTCCTCGGCGTCGGCGGCGGCGGCCCGGGCGATGGCCATGCCCTGGTCGATGGAGGCCTCGAATTCCACGGCGTGAAGGGGCGCGGCGGCGGCCAGCAGCACGACGAGCAGGATCGGTTTCATGGACCGATTCTAGCACAGGGATCGCCCGACTGTTTCCAGGAACAGTCGAAAAACTATCGATAATCACTGTTCCCGGGAATAGTGATCATCAATAGTTAATCCATTGCGCCCCCGCGATTTTCCCCTTACAATTCCGACGTGGACCAATTTGCTAACCTTCCCCCCATGAGGGCCCTTTTCGCCGCCGCGCTCGTCCTGCTCGCCGTCCACGCGGGCGCGGCGACGCCGTCGAAGGTCAAGCGCGGCAACCTCGAGATCAAGGTCAAGGTCACGGGGACCGTCATCCCGGACGACATCTTCCGCATCAAGGCGACGATCGAGGGCCGCGTCGAGAGCGTGCTGACCTCGACCTACGTCTGGCGCGGCGCCGACCAGCCGCTGGCGTTCCTCGCGCACAAGGAGCTCGCGGCGATGCTCGACTCCAAGGGCTCGCAGAACGTGGACATCCTCGAGGACCGCTGGCAGCGGGTGTACCGGCCGACGGCCGCGCGCTGCCCCGACACCTGCTTCATCCTGAAGAACTTCCTGAAGGCGAAGACGTGGGTGAAGCCCGAGTCGGTGATGTTCGAGGCCGCCGGGTCGCTCA
The nucleotide sequence above comes from Elusimicrobiota bacterium. Encoded proteins:
- a CDS encoding VOC family protein is translated as MIKHIAFTMYSVKDMARARNFYEKKLHLKPAVIGDRWHEYHLGNGAFAITTALPDPQSAANIAFEVDDLDNELARLRKAGVKILNDDIESPVCWMAVIADPDGNSIILHEKKN
- a CDS encoding CopG family transcriptional regulator codes for the protein MPKTVTLRLDDATYAFFRDCAQADNRTLSNMIETAAKRHLEGAYVDEEEERGILRDAPLMRRIRAGTRDAKARRGRMIG